The window GTTGATGGGCGTCTCCCGGGAACGCATCATCATGACGACGTTCCTCATCGGCGGCCTGCTCGCCGGCGCCGCCGCGCTGCTCTACACGCTGAAGGTGCCGCAGGGAATCATCTACTCGGGCGGATTCCTGCTGGGCATCAAGGCATTCTCCGCCGCGGTGCTCGGCGGGATCGGCAACCTGCGGGGCGCGCTGCTGGGGGGTCTGCTGCTCGGGGTCATGGAGAACTACGGGCAGGCGGTCTTCGGGACACAGTGGCGTGACGTCGTGGCGTTCGTGTTGTTGGTCCTGGTGCTGCTGGTCCGGCCCACCGGAATACTCGGTGAAAGCCTCGGGAAGGCACGCGTATGACGCGAGTGATGGAGTGGTGGGACGGCCTCACCCGAGCGCAGAAATGGGTGTTCGGGATCGTCCTGTTCGCCGGCATTGCGCTGTCCCCGTTGTTCAAGCCGGGATTCATCGACACACCGGGAATCAGCTTCGGCGGCACCATGGCCCAGTTCGCGATGGTGGCGATCATCGCGATCGGTCTCAATGTCGTCGTCGGCCAGGCCGGCCTGCTGGATCTGGGCTACGTCGGGTTTTACGCCGTCGGCGCGTACACCGTGGCTCTGCTGACCAGCCCGGAGAGTCCGTGGAACCAGATGAGTCCCAAGGGGATTCTCACCACCCCGTGGGCGTGGCTGGCGTGCGTGCCGTTGGCGATGGCCGTCACCGCGTTGAGCGGGTTGATCCTCGGCACACCCACGCTGCGGTTGCGCGGCGACTACCTGGCGATCGTCACCCTCGGGTTCGGCGAGATCATCCGGCTGCTCGCCGACAACCTCGCCGACGTCACCAACGGCCCGCGCGGCCTCAACGAAGTCGCGTTTCCGCACTTCCTGGAGAGCGAACAACACCCCGAAGGCGTGTTCTCCGTGTCGAATTCCGGCGGCGACGCGAACTACGGCGCCTGGTGGTTCTGGCTCGGGCTCATCCTGATCGTGGGCATCCTGTTACTCGTCGGGAATCTCGAGCGCAGCCGGGTCGGGCGCGCCTGGATCGCCGTGCGCGAAGACGAGGACGCCGCGGAGGTCATGGGCGTCAACGCATTCAAGTTCAAGCTGTGGGCGTTCACGATCGGCGCCGCCATCGGCGGACTGTCGGGCGCGCTGTACGCCGGCCAGGTGCAGTACGTCGCGCCGCCGACGTTCAACATCATCAACTCGATGCTGTTCCTGTGCGCGGTGGTGCTCGGCGGTCAGGGCAACAAGCTGGGCGTGATCCTGGGCGCGTTCATCATCGTCTATCTGCCCAACAGACTCCTCGGTGTGCACTTCCTCGGCATCGACATGGGCAATCTGAAGTACCTGTTCTTCGGCCTGGCGCTGGTGGTGCTGATGATCTTCCGGCCGCAGGGGCTGTTCCCGGCGCGTCAGCACCTGCTCACCTACGCCAGAGCGGCACGCAAGCTGTTGCGGGCCAAGCCGACCGACACGGAGCCGGCGAAATGACCGAGCCAGAGGCCTTCGAGGACGCCGTCGCCGAGATCGCCGGTGTGCACCGTGAGATCCGGGCCGACGAGGGCGAGGTCCTGCTACAGACCAATGAGCTGACCGTGAAGTTCGGCGGGCTGACCGCGCTGGACGCGGTGACGTTCAACATCCGTCGCGGCGAGATCCTCGGTCTGATCGGGCCGAACGGTGCGGGTAAGACGACATGCTTCAACGCGATCACCGGCGTCTACCGCCCGACATCGGGTTTGGTGACGTTCGACGGCTCGACGATCGGCAGGATCAAGCGCCACCAGATCACCCGGTTGGGAATCGCGCGCACCTTCCAGAACATCCGGCTCTTCGGTGAGATGACCGCGCTGGAGAACGTGATGGTGGGCACCGACGCGCGGCACCACACCTCGGTGCCGGGGGCGCTGATCCGGTCGCCTCGACACCGCCGCGAGGAGCGCTCGGCGATCGAGAGATCCGCGGCTCTGCTGCATTTCGTGGGAATCGCGCACCGCGGCGAAGAGAAGGCCAAGAACCTCTCCTACGGCGACCAGCGCAGGCTGGAGATCGCCCGGGCGCTGGCCACCGAACCGAAGCTGCTGTGCCTCGACGAGCCGGCTGCGGGTTTCAACCCGAGCGAGAAGTCGGCCCTGATCGACCTGATCCGCAAGATCCGCGACGACGGATACACCGTGCTGCTGATCGAACACGACATGCGTCTGGTGATGGGGGTGACGGACCGGATCGTGGTGCTCGAGTTCGGCCGCAAGATCGCCGACGGCCTGCCATCCGAGATCCGCGAGGACCCGAAGGTGATCGCCGCTTACCTGGGAGTGCCCGATGACGAACTCGCCTGACCCGCGCCCGGTGCTGCTGGAGGTCCGCGACGCCGTCGTGCACTACGGCCGGATCAAGGCACTGCACTCGGTGTCGCTGACCGTCCACGAGGGCGAACTCGTCACACTCCTGGGCTCCAACGGCGCCGGCAAGACCACCATGATGCGTGCGATCTCGGGTCTGCTGCCGTTGACGTCGGGCTCGGTGTGGTTCGAGGGCAAGGACATCAGCCGGGTCAAGGCGCACAAGCGGGTGACCGACGGACTGATCCAGGCTCCCGAGGGGCGCGGTGTCTTCCCGGGAATGACCATCATCGACAACCTCGAGATGGGCTGCTACGGAAGGAAGTTCGCCACCAAGGCCGAACATGACGAAAAGCTGGACTGGGTGCTGGAGACCTTCCCGCGCCTCGCCGAGCGGCGCAGTCAGGTGGGCGGCACCCTCTCCGGCGGCGAACAGCAGATGCTCGCGATCGGTAGGGCGTTGATGGCCCGGCCCAAGGTGCTTCTGCTCGACGAGCCGTCGATGGGCCTGGCGCCGATGGTGATCTCACAGATCTTCAAGATCATCGCCGAGATCAACGCCACCGGCACCACCGTGCTGCTGGTGGAGCAGAACGCCCAGCAGGCGCTGAGCCGCTCCGACCGGGCCTACATCCTGGAGACCGGCGAGGTCACCCGCACCGGAAACGCCCGGGAGTTGTTGGCAGACGACAGCATCCGCGCGGCCTACCTCGGCGTCGCGTAGCACCGCGAGCGCGCGGGTCTGAACGTCGACGCGCCGGGCTTCTCTGGCAGTGCGCGCGCGCTCGTCGGCGGTGAAACCCGCGTGCAGGTCTTCCGTGCGTCAGCCGATTCGAAACCGCTTGTGCCGGGACGTCGCTCCGGATACCAGCTCGATGCGGCTGCGCGGCACCCCGAGGTGTTCGGCGAGCAGCTTCGTGACCGCCTCGTTGGCCTTGCCGTCGACAGCACGCTCCTGCACGTACAGCGTCAACGCCCCGTCCTCGCCGGCCTCGACGAGCGGACCTTTGCGACTGCCGGGCTTCACGCGTACCGAGATGAGCTCAGCCATGAGCCGTGAGCGCGCGTTGGATGCTCGTCTTTTGCGGTGTGTTGGTGTGCAGACATGCGCGCTCGCGGTGGGGGTGTTAGCGGGCGAGGATGACGGAGCTGCCGTGGCCGAAGAGGCCTTGGTTGGCGGTGATGCCGACGGTGGCGTTTTCGACTTGGCGGCCGGTGGCTTGGCCGCGGAGTTGCCAGGTGAGTTCGCAGACTTGGGCGATGGCTTGGGCGGGGATGGCTTCGCCGAAGGAGGCCAGGCCGCCGGAGGGGTTGACCGGGATGCGGCCGCCGAGGGTGGTGGCTCCGGAGCGCAGCAGGTGTTCGGCGTCGCCGCGGGGGCACAGGCCGAGGTGTTCGTACCAGTCCAGCTCGAGGGCGGTGGACAGGTCGTAGACCTCGGCCAGGGAGAGGTCTTGGGGGGCGATGCCGGCTTCGGTGTAGGCGGCGTCGAGGATCTGGTCTTTGAAGACGCGGTCGGGGCCGGGGACCACGGCGGTGGAGTCGGTGGCGATGTCGGGCAGTTCGGGCAGGTGTTGGGGGTATTGGGGGGATTGCAGGCTGATCGCGCGC is drawn from Mycolicibacterium gilvum and contains these coding sequences:
- a CDS encoding branched-chain amino acid ABC transporter permease — encoded protein: MTRVMEWWDGLTRAQKWVFGIVLFAGIALSPLFKPGFIDTPGISFGGTMAQFAMVAIIAIGLNVVVGQAGLLDLGYVGFYAVGAYTVALLTSPESPWNQMSPKGILTTPWAWLACVPLAMAVTALSGLILGTPTLRLRGDYLAIVTLGFGEIIRLLADNLADVTNGPRGLNEVAFPHFLESEQHPEGVFSVSNSGGDANYGAWWFWLGLILIVGILLLVGNLERSRVGRAWIAVREDEDAAEVMGVNAFKFKLWAFTIGAAIGGLSGALYAGQVQYVAPPTFNIINSMLFLCAVVLGGQGNKLGVILGAFIIVYLPNRLLGVHFLGIDMGNLKYLFFGLALVVLMIFRPQGLFPARQHLLTYARAARKLLRAKPTDTEPAK
- a CDS encoding ABC transporter ATP-binding protein, with amino-acid sequence MTEPEAFEDAVAEIAGVHREIRADEGEVLLQTNELTVKFGGLTALDAVTFNIRRGEILGLIGPNGAGKTTCFNAITGVYRPTSGLVTFDGSTIGRIKRHQITRLGIARTFQNIRLFGEMTALENVMVGTDARHHTSVPGALIRSPRHRREERSAIERSAALLHFVGIAHRGEEKAKNLSYGDQRRLEIARALATEPKLLCLDEPAAGFNPSEKSALIDLIRKIRDDGYTVLLIEHDMRLVMGVTDRIVVLEFGRKIADGLPSEIREDPKVIAAYLGVPDDELA
- a CDS encoding ABC transporter ATP-binding protein — translated: MTNSPDPRPVLLEVRDAVVHYGRIKALHSVSLTVHEGELVTLLGSNGAGKTTMMRAISGLLPLTSGSVWFEGKDISRVKAHKRVTDGLIQAPEGRGVFPGMTIIDNLEMGCYGRKFATKAEHDEKLDWVLETFPRLAERRSQVGGTLSGGEQQMLAIGRALMARPKVLLLDEPSMGLAPMVISQIFKIIAEINATGTTVLLVEQNAQQALSRSDRAYILETGEVTRTGNARELLADDSIRAAYLGVA
- a CDS encoding DUF167 domain-containing protein — protein: MAELISVRVKPGSRKGPLVEAGEDGALTLYVQERAVDGKANEAVTKLLAEHLGVPRSRIELVSGATSRHKRFRIG